In Agelaius phoeniceus isolate bAgePho1 chromosome 18, bAgePho1.hap1, whole genome shotgun sequence, one genomic interval encodes:
- the LOC129128613 gene encoding uracil-DNA glycosylase-like: protein MEENTAGHRKVEGGRDQWGSSRPPSCPSRVSKSSVQALREASLDSPCCSTLTGQEYTFEILHLLLQLLEDLVRLGLAEEDAVITAEPLGADLPRRRPLRTRLLQPRPLPVAAAAIPRRPAGQFDHERVHGRTRDRERYPGAKEREPRSRGKWVHAKPRPLSSWPRPGAHARGFSAKSESRPPPPFRAAAAPHSAPAALARCLPRSAAAMIGQRTLHSFFSPVPAKKRGRSPEPGGDSEVSAAKKAKEAGGNASPALSAEQQERIRKNKEAARQLLAERNVPPGFGDSWRRQLAGEFSKPYFVELMAFVAEERKRYTVYPPPEQVFTWTQMCDIWDVKVVILGQDPYHGPKQAHGLCFSVQKPVPPPPSLENIYKELSEDIEGFTHPGHGDLTGWAKQGVLLLNAVLTVRAHQATSHKERGWEQFTDAVVSWLNKNLHGLVFMLWGAYAQRKGSSIDRKRHHVLQTVHPSPLSVNRGFFGCRHFSKTNEFLRKSGKKPIDWKAL, encoded by the exons ATGGAGGAGAATACAGCTGGACATAGAAAGGTTGAGGGTGGAAGGGACCAGTGGGGGTCATCCAGGCCACCCTCCTGCCCAAGCAGGGTCTCCAAGAGCTCTGTCCAGGCCCTTCGGGAGGCCTCCCTGGACAGCCCGTGCTGCAGCACGCTCACAGGGCAGGAATATACCTTCGAAATActccacctccttctccagctcctggaaGATCTCGTCCGCCTCGGCCTTGCCGAAGAGGATGCGGTAATCACAGCTGAGCCCCTCGGCGCGGATCTCCcgcggcggcggccgctccGGACCAGGCTTCTCCAGCCGCGGCCTCTTCCCGTCGCTGCCGCCGCCATCCCCCGCCGGCCCGCGGGGCAGTTTGACCACGAACGCGTCCATGGGCGGACCCGGGACCGGGAGCGATACCCGGGAGCGAAGGAACGGGAGCCGCGATCCCGCGGGAAATGGGTGCACGCGAAGCCCCGCCCCCTCTCCAGCTGGCCACGCCCCGGAGCGCACGCGCGCGGTTTTAGCGCCAAATCCGAGTCCCGCCCCCCCCCTCCGTTCCGCGCCGCTGCCGCCCCTCACTCAGCCCCGGCCGCCCTCGCTCGCTGCCTGCCCCGCTCCGCCGCAGCCATGATCGGGCAGAGGACGCTGCACTCCTTCTTCAGCCCCGTGCCGGCCAAGAAGCGCGGGCGCTCCCCGGAGCCGGGCGGCGATTCTGAG GTGAGCGCCGCCAAGAAGGCGAAGGAAGCCGGCGGTAACGCGAGCCCAGCGCTGAGCGCGGAGCAGCAGGAGCGCATCCGCAAGAACAAGGAGGCGGCGCGGCAGCTGCTGGCGGAGCGGAACGTGCCCCCGGGCTTCGGCGACAGCTGGCGGCGGCAGCTGGCCGGGGAGTTCTCCAAGCCCTATTTCGTGGAG CTGATGGCGTTCGTGGCCGAGGAGAGGAAGCGCTACACGGTGTATCCGCCCCCCGAGCAGGTCTTCACCTGGACACAGATGTGCGACATCTGGGAT GTGAAGGTTGTTATTTTGGGACAAGATCCATACCATGGACCTAAGCAAGCTCATGGGCTCTGCTTCAGTGTCCAGAAACCTGTTCCACCTCCCCCCAG cttggagaataTTTACAAGGAGCTCTCTGAGGACATTGAGGGCTTCACCCACCCTGGCCATGGGGACCTGACGGGCTGGGCCAAGCAAG GGGTGCTCCTGCTCAACGCGGTGCTGACGGTTCGGGCTCACCAGGCCACGTCCCAcaaggagaggggctgggagcagttCACAGATGCTGTGGTGTCCTGGCTCAACAAGAACCTGCACGGGCTCGTCTTCATGCTCTGGGGAGCCTATGCCCAGAGGAAAGGCAGCTCCATCGACAGG aagCGCCACCACGTCCTGCAGACGGTTCATCCCTCACCCCTCTCTGTCAACAGAGGGTTCTTTGGCTGCCGGCACTTCTCCAAGACCAATGAATTCCTCAGGAAATCTGGGAAGAAGCCCATTGACTGGAAAGCACtctga